In Dermacentor andersoni chromosome 4, qqDerAnde1_hic_scaffold, whole genome shotgun sequence, the following proteins share a genomic window:
- the LOC126536601 gene encoding beta-1,4-glucuronyltransferase 1-like, whose translation MHRKLRKSLIWTALGASAVTLLFTCTTFKTCIRRYGAPQKSPLEVPDLRSILSTYTDVFTLPPFRLDSQSLYRVHEKAIEGDKRASDRALVCLSTIASLDHLHWLRELSEHWAGPVSVAVFFRENFDLQLIVTYLHVLRVCFPAIRENFSFHFVSPAERNDSGAKDTYAWEDVDKPLFCDNHRALLRALLSIQRTRGWPRLLFPQNHLRNVARDGCVSSPYFYATDVDVMPQYGLYERLSAFLLRQPPCTKCLYVVPAFEGTEFVPHPRAKNDLLSRTGNRKDFRVYHAVAFSKNQRATNFNKWRKIPSKSELFVAYQAVFEFGYECFYVGPHDVPKFREIFIGYGFTRNVQTLEAHLAGFRFLVLSDAFAIHRGMRNTTTNDSARNAEKMHNYRIFLGFRKTLQQRYGKGREFS comes from the exons ATGCACCGGAAGCTGCGCAAGAGCCTCATCTGGACGGCTCTCGGCGCGAGCGCAGTAACGCTACTGTTCACCTGCACCACCTTCAAGACCTGCATCCGGCGCTATGGAGCACCTCAGAAGAGCCCTCTCGAGGTTCCCGACCTCCGGAGCATCCTGTCCACTTACACCGACGTCTTCACGCTGCCGCCGTTCAGGCTGGACTCGCAGTCTCTGTACCGAGTCCACGAGAAGGCTATCGAGGGCGACAAGCGAGCGTCCGACAGAGCGCTCGTGTGTTTGTCCACCATCGCTTCGCTGGACCATCTGCACTGGCTACGCGAGCTCTCTGAGCACTGGGCCGGCCCGGTGTCGGTGGCTGTGTTCTTCAGGGAGAACTTCGACCTGCAGCTCATCGTGACGTACCTGCACGTGCTTAGGGTGTGCTTCCCGGCAATCAGGGAGAACTTCAGTTTTCACTTTGTGTCGCCTGCAGAGAGGAACGACAGTGGTGCGAAAGACACGTACGCGTGGGAAGACGTAGACAAACCGCTGTTCTGTGACAATCACCGCGCTCTGTTGCGTGCCCTTCTGTCTATCCAGCGGACGCGAGGCTGGCCTCGCTTGCTCTTCCCGCAGAACCACCTAAGAAACGTTGCGCGTGATGGCTGCGTTTCCAGCCCGTATTTCTATGCGACGGACGTGGACGTGATGCCGCAGTACGGACTGTATGAGCGTCTCTCCGCGTTCCTGCTGCGGCAGCCGCCTTGTACGAAGTGCCTTTACGTCGTGCCTGCTTTCGAAGGCACCGAGTTTGTTCCCCATCCGAGGGCCAAGAACGATTTGCTCAGTAG AACAGGAAACAGGAAGGACTTCCGAGTGTATCACGCGGTGGCGTTCAGCAAAAACCAGCGGGCCACGAATTTCAACAAGTGGAGGAAAATCCCGAGCAAGAGTGAGCTCTTCGTAGCTTACCAAGCAGTCTTCGAATTCGGTTACGAGTGCTTCTACGTCGGTCCTCACGACGTACCCAAGTTTCGCGAGATATTCATCGGTTATGGATTCACGAGAAACGTACAG ACCCTGGAGGCACACCTGGCCGGCTTCCGGTTCCTGGTGCTGAGTGACGCGTTCGCCATCCACCGGGGCATGCGAAACACCACCACCAACGACAGCGCCCGCAACGCGGAAAAGATGCACAACTACCGCATCTTCCTCGGCTTCCGCAAGACGCTCCAGCAGCGCTACGGCAAAGGGCGAGAGTTCTCGTGA